A genomic stretch from Falco naumanni isolate bFalNau1 chromosome 8, bFalNau1.pat, whole genome shotgun sequence includes:
- the LOC121092262 gene encoding ovoinhibitor-like isoform X2 encodes MKITEVFVKAALALCCCLGTAFGVEVDCSQYSSISKDGTTLIACPRNLKPVCGTDGVTYSNDCGICFHNKQHRASVEKAHDGECKPKPIAVDCTTYRSTVVGDHVLVACPRILKPVCGSDSLTYDNECGICAYNAEHHTNVSKMHDGECKETFDCNKYQTTTTKDGKVLVSCPRDLNPVCGTDGVTYDNECGICAHNGEHRTHVSKKHNGKCKQETSKIDCSQYPSQIMKGGKSYMPCPRILLPVCGTDGFTYDNECSICAHNLKHGTHVEKSHEGRCKEESTPVDCSAYLSDTQTSEAITACPFILREICGTDGVTYSNDCALCAHNIERGTSVAKKHDGKCIEEVSQLNCSQYPVSTLEDGKQLMACTMIYNPVCGTDGVTYASECTLCAHNLEYRTNLGKRKNGRCEEQVSKEICKDFQEVSPICSLEYMPHCGSDGKTYSNRCTFCNAYLKSSRTLDLLSLTEC; translated from the exons ATGAAGATAACAGAGGTTTTTGTGAAGGCGGCTCTcgccctttgctgctgcttag gtacTGCCTTTGGAGTTGAG GTTGATTGCAGCCAATATTCCAGCATCAGCAAGGATGGGACGACCTTGATAGCTTGCCCAAGGAACTTAAAGCCAGTCTGTGGCACTGATGGCGTCACGTACAGCAACGACTGTGGGATCTGCTTCCACAACAA GCAACACAGGGCCAGTGTGGAGAAGGCACATGATGGCGAATGCAAGCCGAAACCTATTGCG GTTGATTGCACTACATACCGATCAACTGTAGTAGGTGATCACGTCCTGGTAGCATGCCCAAGGATACTGAAACCAGTCTGTGGCTCAGATAGCTTAACTTACGACAATGAATGTGGGATCTGTGCCTATAATGC AGAACATCACACCAACGTTAGCAAAATGCATGATGGAGAATGCAAGGAGACT TTTGACTGCAATAAGTACCAAACAACAACCACTAAAGATGGCAAAGTATTAGTATCCTGTCCAAGGGACCTGAATCCTGTTTGTGGCACAGATGGCGTTACATATGATAATGAATGTGGGATCTGTGCCCACAACGG AGAACACAGGACCCATGTTAGCAAAAAACACAATGGAAAATGCAAACAGGAGACTTCCAAG ATTGATTGCAGTCAATACCCATCACAAATTATGAAGGGTGGCAAATCCTACATGCCCTGTCCAAGGATCCTGCTCCCAGTCTGCGGTACAGATGGATTTACTTACGACAACGAATGTAGCATCTGTGCCCATAACCT aaaacatgggACACATGTTGAGAAAAGCCATGAGGGAAGATGCAAGGAAGAAAGTACTCCT GTTGACTGCAGTGCCTACCTGAGCGATACCCAAACCAGTGAAGCTATCACAGCCTGCCCCTTCATCCTGCGTGAGATCTGTGGGACAGATGGGGTCACCTACAGCAACGACTGTGCGCTCTGTGCCCATAACAT cgAACGCGGAACCAGCGTTGCCAAGAAGCATGATGGAAAGTGCATAGAAGAAGTTTCCCAA CTCAACTGCAGCCAGTACCCAGTCTCCACGCTGGAGGACGGCAAACAGCTGATGGCCTGCACAATGATCTACAATCCCGTCTGTGGTACCGATGGTGTCACTTACGCCAGCGAGTGTACCCTGTGTGCCCACAACCT ggAGTATCGGACCAATCTTGGCAAAAGAAAGAATGGACGCTGTGAAGAGCAGGTTTCAAAA GAGATTTGCAAGGACTTCCAAGAAGTCTCTCCTATATGCTCCTTGGAATATATGCCCCACTGTGGCTCCGATGGCAAAACATACAGCAACAGATGTACTTTCTGCAATGCCTACCT GAAAAGCAGTAGGACTCTCGACCTCCTGAGTCTGACTGAATGCTAA
- the LOC121092262 gene encoding ovoinhibitor-like isoform X1, translated as MKITEVFVKAALALCCCLGTAFGVEVDCSQYSSISKDGTTLIACPRNLKPVCGTDGVTYSNDCGICFHNKQHRASVEKAHDGECKPKPIAVDCTTYRSTVVGDHVLVACPRILKPVCGSDSLTYDNECGICAYNAEHHTNVSKMHDGECKETFDCNKYQTTTTKDGKVLVSCPRDLNPVCGTDGVTYDNECGICAHNGEHRTHVSKKHNGKCKQETSKIDCSQYPSQIMKGGKSYMPCPRILLPVCGTDGFTYDNECSICAHNLKHGTHVEKSHEGRCKEESTPVDCSAYLSDTQTSEAITACPFILREICGTDGVTYSNDCALCAHNIERGTSVAKKHDGKCIEEVSQLNCSQYPVSTLEDGKQLMACTMIYNPVCGTDGVTYASECTLCAHNLEYRTNLGKRKNGRCEEQVSKVSGKGWEQKEICKDFQEVSPICSLEYMPHCGSDGKTYSNRCTFCNAYLKSSRTLDLLSLTEC; from the exons ATGAAGATAACAGAGGTTTTTGTGAAGGCGGCTCTcgccctttgctgctgcttag gtacTGCCTTTGGAGTTGAG GTTGATTGCAGCCAATATTCCAGCATCAGCAAGGATGGGACGACCTTGATAGCTTGCCCAAGGAACTTAAAGCCAGTCTGTGGCACTGATGGCGTCACGTACAGCAACGACTGTGGGATCTGCTTCCACAACAA GCAACACAGGGCCAGTGTGGAGAAGGCACATGATGGCGAATGCAAGCCGAAACCTATTGCG GTTGATTGCACTACATACCGATCAACTGTAGTAGGTGATCACGTCCTGGTAGCATGCCCAAGGATACTGAAACCAGTCTGTGGCTCAGATAGCTTAACTTACGACAATGAATGTGGGATCTGTGCCTATAATGC AGAACATCACACCAACGTTAGCAAAATGCATGATGGAGAATGCAAGGAGACT TTTGACTGCAATAAGTACCAAACAACAACCACTAAAGATGGCAAAGTATTAGTATCCTGTCCAAGGGACCTGAATCCTGTTTGTGGCACAGATGGCGTTACATATGATAATGAATGTGGGATCTGTGCCCACAACGG AGAACACAGGACCCATGTTAGCAAAAAACACAATGGAAAATGCAAACAGGAGACTTCCAAG ATTGATTGCAGTCAATACCCATCACAAATTATGAAGGGTGGCAAATCCTACATGCCCTGTCCAAGGATCCTGCTCCCAGTCTGCGGTACAGATGGATTTACTTACGACAACGAATGTAGCATCTGTGCCCATAACCT aaaacatgggACACATGTTGAGAAAAGCCATGAGGGAAGATGCAAGGAAGAAAGTACTCCT GTTGACTGCAGTGCCTACCTGAGCGATACCCAAACCAGTGAAGCTATCACAGCCTGCCCCTTCATCCTGCGTGAGATCTGTGGGACAGATGGGGTCACCTACAGCAACGACTGTGCGCTCTGTGCCCATAACAT cgAACGCGGAACCAGCGTTGCCAAGAAGCATGATGGAAAGTGCATAGAAGAAGTTTCCCAA CTCAACTGCAGCCAGTACCCAGTCTCCACGCTGGAGGACGGCAAACAGCTGATGGCCTGCACAATGATCTACAATCCCGTCTGTGGTACCGATGGTGTCACTTACGCCAGCGAGTGTACCCTGTGTGCCCACAACCT ggAGTATCGGACCAATCTTGGCAAAAGAAAGAATGGACGCTGTGAAGAGCAGGTTTCAAAAGTGAGTGGGAAAGGATGGGAACAAAAA GAGATTTGCAAGGACTTCCAAGAAGTCTCTCCTATATGCTCCTTGGAATATATGCCCCACTGTGGCTCCGATGGCAAAACATACAGCAACAGATGTACTTTCTGCAATGCCTACCT GAAAAGCAGTAGGACTCTCGACCTCCTGAGTCTGACTGAATGCTAA